AAATCCGTTAAAAATTGAGGTGCAAGTCCAGCAAACTTGCATCACAGCTTAATTAATATCTACCATCACCAATCGAATGGTCGCCTAACAGACAAATGTTCACACAAACCAAAGTTATGGATATTAATTTTACCTTAATCCTTTAACTAAGTTATACTCAATTCAAGCAAAAGCTCCCAAAAAATAACAAAAGTTACAAACCAGAACTGGATGAATACATTGCCCAATTTCAGCACTCGTTTTATGTCGATCTTTTTTTATGCCTTATTGCTGAATATAAGCATCAATGCCAATGCTGCCGCATCCCCAAACCCAACCCGTGCCGATAACATTTTTGACCGAATAGAAAATGGTTTAGTAAGTACACAATCTGAAATTGACCAATTAATCACTGAGCTTGAAGGCTTAATCGCTGCAGATGATACTCAAAGACAACATCGCTTAGTCCGAACTAAATGCTGGAATTTTGAAGCCATCACTAACGAACAAATACAGCAAGCCATCGATTACGCCAGCGAACAAATACTGCTTTTTTCTGATCCCGCTCCTTCAATAGTATTATCCGATTTGTATTTATGCCGCGGTTGGTACCGGCAAGTTATGTCGAAAGTAGATGAAGCGCTATCAGACTATAATATTGGTATCGAGGCCGCCTACCAGCTAGAAAACCCTCGCCTTATCGCTGATGGACGCAGTTCTCGTGGTAGCATGTTTTCATATCAGGGCAACTTCACTGCGGCGTTAGAAGACTTAATTACCGCACAACAACTTTATGAGTCATTAAATATACCTTATTGGGCTTCGTACAACCTAGGTGAACTTGCTTCTACCTACCGCCGTTTAGGCGACTCGGCTACCGCGTTGAAATACCAACTTGAATTAGAGCAGTACTTCATCGAAACAAATCAAACTTATGATGCTAATGAAGTCAATAATCAAATAGCCTTTTCATTAGAAGAATTAGGCGAATACCAGCAAGCAATAGAACGCTATCAAAAAAGTCGTGCATTTTGGTTAAACGAAAACAATAACCTCAACGCGGAAAGCATGTCTATTGATATTGCTGGTGCCTTAATAAAGCTCGGTCAATTTGAGCAAGCTAAAACACACCTGCTTCAAGCAGAAACTGTTATTCCGGAGTCTTATGATGGCTCGTTTAGCTATATGAATTTGTACCTTGCACAGGTGTTTTTTGATGAAGACAACTATGACGAGGCAATAGCGTATTTAGACAAGGCGATCAAATCATTCGCTGTAAGTCAAAACAGCCGTGGGATCAGCACCAGCTTAAAACTAAAAAGTGACATATTAGGTGAATCACAACAATGGTATGAGGCCTATCAAACACTTTATCAATATGTTGATTTACACATTAAAATGGATAAAAAACATTTAGCTGATCGCAATGCAGAAATGCAAACCCGCTTTGATACTAACAAAATTAAAAATGAAAACTTAGCCTTAATAAAGGCATCAAAAGCAAAACAAGCTCAACTTGAGATCATGCAACATAATAAAAACATGCAAATAATTATTACTATTTTGAGTTTAGTGATTTTAATTCTAGTGTCTATTTTTGCTTATAAACAAATACTACGTAAACGCTCATTTAAACAACTTGCCTTAACGGACGAATTAACAGGACTCGCCAACCGTCGTTTCACTTACGACCAAGGTGATGATTTTATCAAGCAGGCTAAAGATGATAACATCCCGTTTTCTATCATTTCGTTTGATGCCGATCATTTCAAACAAGTAAACGACAACTTTGGTCATGATATTGGCGATAAGGTATTGGTAAAAATTGCTGAGCTAGCCGTTAGCATGATGCGTGATACCGACATTGTTGGTCGTGTCGGTGGTGAAGAATATATTGTACTACTACCTAACATTTCACAAGACAAGGCCATAGAAATCGCGCATCGCTTAATCGATATAATCTCTACTTACGATTGGTCGTTAATTGCCGCTCAATTAACACAAACAGTGAGTGCTGGTGTGGCTTCATTTGAAGATGAACAAGATTTTTCAGCCTTATTGGTAAAAGCAGATAAAGCATTATATTTAGCCAAAAATGCAGGCAGAAACTGCGTGAAATCTTTATAAATAAGCCATATTGTAAGTCACCCGTCTAAGCGGGCTTGACCTAACGGACTGATGACTTGCTTTATGAGTAATTTCTCCCCTATCGTATTCATAAAGCCGTTATAATAGCACGGTCTAAGGTTAACTTACTGTCACCATAATGAATACACACCAGCCGCAACTAACAAGTACTCAACTTAGCCAACTTGCCCAACAGATAAAAAAATGGGGTAAAGAGTTGGGGTTTGCGCATATTGGCATTACAGACCTTGACTTAACGGAGCACGAGCCTAAATTACAAACTTGGCTTGATAACGGCTTTCATGGTGACATGGGCTATATGGCCAATCACGGTATGATGCGTGCAAGGCCAGCCGAACTGCATCCTGGCTCTATCCGTGTCATTAGTGCACGAATGGATTACTTACCTCCTGAAGCTGGGTTTGCGACTAACCTTAGTGATCCTAATCTGGGTTATATATCTCGTTATGCTGGTGGACGTGATTACCATAAATTAATGCGTCAACGACTTAAAAAGCTAGGCGACAAAATTGCAGAGCATTGCCAAACACTTAATTTCAGCCAAACAGATTTTCGTCCTTTTGTTGATTCCGCTCCCATTTTAGAGAGGCCTCTAGCAGCTAAAGCGGGGCTTGGCTGGACTGGCAAACATTCGTTAATTCTACACCCTGATGCTGGTAGTTGGTTTTTTCTAGGTGAACTACTCATTAACTTACCATTACCCA
This Shewanella aestuarii DNA region includes the following protein-coding sequences:
- a CDS encoding tetratricopeptide repeat-containing diguanylate cyclase, encoding MSIFFYALLLNISINANAAASPNPTRADNIFDRIENGLVSTQSEIDQLITELEGLIAADDTQRQHRLVRTKCWNFEAITNEQIQQAIDYASEQILLFSDPAPSIVLSDLYLCRGWYRQVMSKVDEALSDYNIGIEAAYQLENPRLIADGRSSRGSMFSYQGNFTAALEDLITAQQLYESLNIPYWASYNLGELASTYRRLGDSATALKYQLELEQYFIETNQTYDANEVNNQIAFSLEELGEYQQAIERYQKSRAFWLNENNNLNAESMSIDIAGALIKLGQFEQAKTHLLQAETVIPESYDGSFSYMNLYLAQVFFDEDNYDEAIAYLDKAIKSFAVSQNSRGISTSLKLKSDILGESQQWYEAYQTLYQYVDLHIKMDKKHLADRNAEMQTRFDTNKIKNENLALIKASKAKQAQLEIMQHNKNMQIIITILSLVILILVSIFAYKQILRKRSFKQLALTDELTGLANRRFTYDQGDDFIKQAKDDNIPFSIISFDADHFKQVNDNFGHDIGDKVLVKIAELAVSMMRDTDIVGRVGGEEYIVLLPNISQDKAIEIAHRLIDIISTYDWSLIAAQLTQTVSAGVASFEDEQDFSALLVKADKALYLAKNAGRNCVKSL